The following are encoded in a window of Telmatobacter sp. DSM 110680 genomic DNA:
- a CDS encoding NAD(P)H-dependent oxidoreductase subunit E produces the protein MPDVIAQALTASEKLLIDQAIAEHGDGAGALLGILEDVQAANPHKFLSLETLRHVAAKTGIPPANVYSVATFYALFNLDPQGDNVVCVCRGTACHTRGSRDLLAKLCLDLGLFQGNSDDSSDADKLSVTTKDRHFTVRTVACFGQCALAPVVEVNHHILSHVNERTLQREINALSLRKK, from the coding sequence ATGCCGGATGTCATTGCTCAGGCATTAACCGCGAGCGAGAAACTGCTGATTGACCAGGCGATCGCTGAACATGGAGATGGAGCTGGAGCATTATTGGGAATTCTCGAAGATGTGCAGGCGGCAAATCCTCACAAGTTTCTGTCGCTGGAGACTCTCCGACATGTTGCCGCCAAAACTGGAATTCCCCCTGCTAACGTCTACAGCGTCGCCACATTCTATGCGCTCTTCAATCTCGATCCGCAGGGCGATAACGTGGTTTGCGTATGCCGAGGCACCGCGTGTCACACCCGAGGCTCGCGAGATCTGCTTGCCAAGTTGTGTCTCGACCTAGGCCTGTTTCAGGGAAACAGCGATGATTCCAGCGACGCAGACAAGTTGTCGGTGACGACAAAGGACCGGCACTTCACAGTTAGAACCGTCGCGTGTTTTGGACAGTGTGCTTTGGCGCCCGTTGTTGAAGTCAATCACCACATTTTAAGTCACGTAAATGAGCGCACACTGCAGCGTGAGATCAACGCGTTGAGTTTGAGGAAAAAATGA
- a CDS encoding GrlR family regulatory protein, whose protein sequence is MEGIWYAHFTSGQLNGDGVAVLRDGIIEGGDPAHTYSGSYQEEGSNLYANVRVSPYAGSSQPADLTHPITFFLKGSVTGNYARVAGHPDNRPEALVSVELRKGL, encoded by the coding sequence ATGGAAGGTATCTGGTATGCACACTTCACATCAGGACAGCTGAATGGGGACGGTGTCGCGGTGTTACGTGACGGGATAATCGAAGGTGGCGACCCGGCGCACACCTATTCCGGTTCTTATCAGGAAGAAGGTTCTAATCTCTACGCAAATGTTCGTGTCAGTCCTTATGCAGGATCATCACAACCCGCTGATCTCACGCATCCAATCACATTCTTTCTAAAGGGATCAGTGACGGGTAATTATGCCCGAGTCGCAGGACATCCCGACAACAGACCAGAAGCTCTCGTCTCCGTGGAACTTCGCAAAGGTCTGTGA
- a CDS encoding NADH-ubiquinone oxidoreductase-F iron-sulfur binding region domain-containing protein — protein MKSRIEDIGSFNAIRESGVGKLMSAIPRITVGMGTCGRGNGAEEVFHALNDAIERSGLDVQLAGVGCFGACFQEPLVGVRVPGGPLVILNRVRPNDAARILEALSSRVMPPDLIFCKLEEWDHITAQFRFGQGYPEIPLWNSIPFFKGQKKIVLRNAGLINPEDIEEYIAVGGYQSLYKVLIDGRPESIVELIKASRLRGRGGAGFLTGNKWDFLAKAKADEKYVICNADEGDPGAYMNRNEIESDPHSVLEGMIVGAYATSATKGIVYIRAEYPLAVRRLSRAIEQAREYGLLGTNILNRGFDFNIELVQGAGAFVCGEETALIASLEGCAGRPRPRPPFPAQKGLWGMPTDINNVETWCNIPAIVSRGPGWFAETGSQKSPGTKVFSLVGKVQNTGLVEMPLGTPLRTFIYDIGEGAANGRRVLAVQTGGPSGGCIPAEMFDTPVDYESLAQIGSIMGSGGMVVMDEDNCMVDVARYFIEFTHSESCGKCVPCRVGLDKALRILNAITEGRGSREHLETLDELARMIRACSLCGLGQSAPNPVLTTLRHFRDEYQDHILGRRCRAGVCQELAVSPCENSCPLRMNIPRFLELFQEGRLEDAFESVVMDNPLPASTGRVCQHPCDNRCRRQSFDEVVNMREVHRYIADSVYSSELFEPMVKRILTHKLTSTGRKIAVAGAGPTGLTAAFYLSMLGHEVTIFEERSEAGGMLRFAIPEYRLPKLVLHRELELIERVGVKMIFDTKVGAKLSLNDLASQFDATFLSIGTWKESWLYLPGTELTGVYPALPFLESMAKNESVPLGARVVIIGGGNAAIDSARTAKRAGAEVTILYRRERRDMPAIDEEIHAAEEEGVRLVFLAAPHRILGDAKGHVKAIEIVKTRLGAYDNSGRRRPIPTDEVKRFECESVILAVGETFDLDFCRASGLELKEQGTIKVDRFTLETSRASFYAGGDVITGASNVSNAMSGGKQAARKIDERLMGGSRWEQIFPQLEYGRSTPGDPSLSKRHVGVNVPVAVRERTQDEVVCTLSSAEALEESRRCLRCDLRAVVAEK, from the coding sequence ATGAAATCGCGCATCGAGGATATCGGGAGCTTTAACGCTATACGCGAATCCGGGGTTGGTAAGCTCATGTCCGCCATTCCGCGAATCACGGTGGGAATGGGCACATGCGGGCGCGGTAACGGAGCCGAAGAGGTATTTCACGCTCTCAACGATGCCATCGAGCGAAGCGGTCTGGATGTTCAACTTGCGGGCGTGGGCTGTTTCGGCGCCTGCTTCCAGGAGCCGCTTGTGGGTGTTCGCGTTCCCGGCGGTCCGCTCGTAATTTTAAACCGTGTACGGCCCAATGATGCCGCCCGAATTCTCGAAGCCCTTTCGTCCAGGGTGATGCCTCCCGATCTTATCTTTTGCAAACTGGAAGAGTGGGATCATATCACCGCGCAGTTCAGATTCGGCCAGGGCTATCCCGAGATACCTTTGTGGAATTCGATCCCGTTCTTCAAAGGTCAGAAGAAGATTGTGTTGAGGAATGCGGGGTTGATCAATCCGGAAGATATTGAGGAATATATCGCAGTAGGCGGGTACCAGTCGCTTTACAAGGTTCTTATCGATGGGCGCCCGGAATCGATAGTTGAGCTTATCAAGGCATCGCGGTTGCGTGGACGCGGCGGCGCCGGATTTCTGACAGGAAACAAGTGGGACTTCCTTGCCAAGGCGAAGGCCGATGAGAAGTACGTCATCTGCAATGCGGACGAGGGAGATCCGGGCGCGTACATGAATCGCAACGAAATCGAAAGTGATCCTCATTCGGTTTTGGAGGGCATGATCGTCGGAGCGTACGCCACGAGTGCAACGAAAGGCATTGTTTATATCCGTGCGGAATACCCGCTGGCGGTACGCCGTCTGAGTCGTGCAATTGAGCAGGCGCGCGAATACGGGCTGCTTGGAACGAACATTCTCAATCGCGGATTTGACTTCAACATCGAACTGGTGCAGGGTGCGGGTGCGTTTGTTTGCGGAGAGGAGACTGCCTTGATTGCGTCGCTGGAAGGTTGTGCCGGCAGGCCGCGGCCCCGCCCACCCTTTCCAGCGCAGAAGGGGTTGTGGGGCATGCCCACCGACATCAACAATGTCGAAACCTGGTGCAATATTCCAGCAATCGTAAGTCGCGGCCCCGGCTGGTTCGCCGAAACGGGCAGTCAGAAAAGTCCGGGGACGAAAGTCTTCTCTCTCGTGGGAAAAGTGCAGAACACCGGACTCGTAGAAATGCCGCTTGGTACACCCTTAAGAACGTTCATCTACGACATCGGTGAGGGCGCCGCCAACGGGCGTCGCGTACTCGCAGTCCAGACAGGAGGTCCGTCGGGGGGATGCATACCTGCTGAAATGTTCGACACACCGGTCGATTACGAGAGCCTTGCGCAAATCGGTTCAATCATGGGTTCGGGTGGCATGGTGGTTATGGATGAAGACAACTGCATGGTGGATGTCGCACGCTACTTCATCGAATTCACACACTCCGAATCATGCGGGAAGTGCGTGCCGTGCAGAGTAGGGCTCGACAAGGCACTGCGGATCCTAAACGCAATCACAGAAGGCAGAGGCTCCAGGGAACATCTGGAGACTTTGGATGAGTTGGCACGGATGATTCGTGCTTGTTCTCTTTGTGGCCTGGGGCAGTCGGCTCCGAACCCAGTCTTGACGACTCTGAGGCATTTTCGCGACGAATATCAGGACCATATCCTGGGAAGACGATGCAGGGCTGGAGTCTGCCAGGAACTTGCAGTGTCTCCATGCGAAAACAGCTGTCCTCTTCGAATGAACATCCCGCGCTTTCTTGAACTCTTCCAGGAAGGCCGCCTTGAGGACGCATTCGAATCCGTGGTGATGGACAACCCGCTTCCGGCTTCTACGGGTCGCGTTTGCCAGCATCCATGCGATAACCGATGCCGGCGGCAGTCATTTGACGAAGTTGTAAACATGCGTGAGGTGCATCGCTACATTGCAGACTCAGTGTATTCGTCGGAATTGTTCGAGCCGATGGTGAAGCGCATCTTGACACACAAGCTGACGTCTACGGGGCGCAAGATTGCAGTTGCAGGTGCGGGGCCAACTGGTCTGACGGCAGCTTTCTACCTATCCATGCTGGGACATGAAGTAACGATCTTCGAAGAGCGTAGCGAGGCAGGGGGGATGCTTCGGTTCGCAATCCCGGAATATCGTCTGCCAAAATTGGTGCTTCATCGTGAACTCGAATTGATCGAGCGTGTCGGCGTGAAAATGATCTTCGACACGAAAGTTGGAGCCAAACTTTCGCTGAACGATCTGGCGAGCCAATTTGACGCGACATTCCTATCTATTGGTACGTGGAAAGAGTCGTGGCTCTATCTGCCCGGCACGGAGTTGACGGGGGTCTATCCCGCGCTGCCATTCCTTGAATCGATGGCGAAGAACGAGTCCGTTCCCCTTGGTGCGCGCGTAGTTATCATCGGCGGTGGCAATGCGGCGATTGATTCAGCTCGAACTGCCAAGCGAGCAGGCGCCGAGGTTACGATTCTCTACCGACGTGAACGCAGGGATATGCCTGCAATCGATGAAGAGATCCATGCAGCCGAGGAGGAAGGCGTGCGGCTAGTGTTTCTCGCGGCACCCCACCGCATTCTCGGCGACGCAAAGGGTCACGTGAAAGCGATTGAAATTGTGAAGACCCGGCTAGGCGCCTATGACAACTCGGGACGCCGCCGCCCGATCCCTACAGATGAAGTAAAACGCTTTGAGTGCGAATCCGTGATCCTTGCCGTCGGCGAAACTTTTGACCTTGATTTCTGCCGCGCCTCGGGATTGGAACTGAAGGAACAAGGAACGATCAAAGTAGACCGATTCACGCTGGAAACGAGCCGAGCCAGCTTCTACGCCGGGGGAGATGTGATTACGGGTGCTTCCAATGTATCGAACGCCATGAGCGGTGGTAAGCAAGCGGCGCGCAAGATCGATGAGCGCTTGATGGGCGGCTCGCGCTGGGAACAAATCTTCCCTCAGCTTGAATATGGACGCAGTACCCCCGGCGACCCCAGCCTGAGCAAGCGCCACGTGGGGGTAAATGTACCGGTCGCGGTTCGCGAGCGAACGCAGGACGAAGTAGTGTGCACGCTAAGTTCCGCAGAAGCACTTGAGGAAAGCCGCCGCTGTCTTCGTTGCGATTTGCGTGCCGTCGTTGCGGAGAAGTGA